The Arctopsyche grandis isolate Sample6627 chromosome 5, ASM5162203v2, whole genome shotgun sequence genome includes a window with the following:
- the LOC143912295 gene encoding uncharacterized protein LOC143912295, translating to MQWTLVLVLFAAAAAIAEQTPEHPLSTGLRIIRKIYDHCEHSEEIVKCLKQQAVKVTDRAIKMPTIPVISGLDLVKTETKENARSYNKYDNISDEQVKNMSSEELDQVLIEKSARFLNTHQMSFTMSSLLDKASEGESIGRMIEEGRGKLKKYMGPILTAIAIKGGFVAMAFQAIALIAGKALLIGKIALVLSAIIGLKKLVSGGEAHEKTTYEIVKHPQVSQSHTYSSSHFGGGGGGGGGEYETSAGGGHYRRSLDADHAQISAYSAHAPRH from the coding sequence ATGCAGTGGACCCTCGTCCTTGTCCTTTTCGCGGCTGCAGCAGCAATCGCCGAACAGACCCCAGAACATCCTCTGAGCACCGGCCTGAGGATCATTCGCAAAATCTACGACCACTGCGAACACTCAGAGGAGATCGTCAAATGTCTCAAACAACAAGCCGTCAAAGTTACAGACAGAGCGATCAAAATGCCGACCATCCCAGTCATCAGCGGACTGGACCTAGTCAAGACCGAAACCAAAGAAAACGCCAGGTCTTACAACAAGTACGACAACATAAGCGACGAACAAGTCAAGAATATGTCATCTGAAGAGCTCGACCAAGTCCTCATCGAGAAGTCAGCGCGATTCTTAAACACCCACCAAATGTCCTTCACAATGTCCTCCTTGCTCGATAAGGCGTCCGAAGGAGAGAGCATCGGCAGGATGATCGAAGAAGGCCGTGGAAAGCTCAAAAAGTACATGGGACCTATTCTAACAGCAATCGCCATCAAAGGAGGCTTCGTAGCAATGGCTTTCCAAGCTATAGCTCTCATCGCCGGAAAAGCTCTCCTCATCGGAAAGATCGCTCTCGTCCTCAGCGCAATCATCGGCTTGAAGAAACTCGTCTCGGGAGGAGAAGCTCACGAGAAGACAACTTACGAAATCGTCAAGCACCCGCAAGTATCCCAAAGCCACACTTATTCATCTTCTCACTTCGGaggaggtggtggtggtggtggtggtgaatACGAAACCAGTGCTGGAGGTGGACACTATCGTCGTAGCCTGGATGCTGACCATGCCCAGATCTCTGCCTACTCGGCTCACGCACCACGACACTGA
- the LOC143912296 gene encoding uncharacterized protein LOC143912296 gives MALVIAAVGAQTAHENSTTLATGLKTAYRIYDECYKSSTGFTPCLKKKAITFVDRLSRINKISLGEEVYVVKVAEIESKPSQIDNAAASSRSAEDQDEALTDSLIDKVTGFLNSRTLQITLPKVNAKELGRGMEEGRGKMKKMMGSMMMGMAMKMAAMVPIAIAGLFLLAGKALITSKIALLLAGIIALKKLLGQKNEGGGGGHESHGWSGSGGSGGGGGGWDRRSINPKIQAAAQKLAYNSYAP, from the exons ATGGCGCTCGTTATAGCAGCGGTGGGCGCACAAACCGCCCACGAAAACTCGACAACGCTCGCGACGGGTCTGAAAACCGCCTACAGGATATACGACGAGTGTTACAAATCCTCGACAGGATTCACGCCGTGTCTCAAGAAGAAGGCGATCACCTTCGTGGACCGTTTGTCGAGGATCAACAAGATCTCCCTCGGCGAGGAAGTGTACGTGGTCAAAGTTGCCGAGATCGAGAGCAAACCCTCTCAGATCGACAATGCGGCAGCCTCTTCCAGATCCGCCGAGGATCAGGACGAAGCCTTGACGGATTCCCTCATCGATAAAGTTACTGGATTCTTGAATTCGCGAACCTTGCAGATCACCTTGCCAAAGGTCAACGCTAAGGAGCTCGGACGAGGCATGGAAGAAG GACGTGGAAAGATGAAGAAGATGATGGGCTCGATGATGATGGGAATGGCGATGAAGATGGCGGCTATGGTCCCGATTGCAATTGCTGGACTGTTTCTGCTAGCGGGAAAAGCTCTGATCACATCGaag ATCGCTCTTCTCTTGGCCGGTATAATCGCCCTGAAGAAATTGTTGGGTCAGAAGAACGAAGGAGGAGGCGGCGGTCACGAATCTCACGGATGGTCCGGATCCGGTGGCTCTGGAGGTGGTGGTGGCGGATGGGACAGAAGAAGTATCAATCCAAAGATACAAGCGGCAGCCCAAAAACTAGCTTATAATTCCTACGCCCCATAA